From the genome of Vicia villosa cultivar HV-30 ecotype Madison, WI linkage group LG2, Vvil1.0, whole genome shotgun sequence, one region includes:
- the LOC131647826 gene encoding uncharacterized protein LOC131647826, which produces MSRFFQGSNRRKSPFIRDECRCGLEAPLMTAWTYANPGRHFYGCGMYKGHTMCIYFVWYDEEMSPTSKELIIEKNKANEFKLKENELTMNMKFVKMQFKFIIGLSIVLLMVLVASSVMK; this is translated from the exons ATGTCCCGGTTTTTCCAAGGAAGCAATCGCAGAAAATCTCCGTTCATCCGTGACGAATGTAGATGTGGGTTGGAGGCACCGTTGATGACGGCATGGACCTATGCTAATCCGGGACGTCATTTCTATGGGTGTGGAATGTATAAG GGGCACACAATGTGTATCTATTTTGTTTGGTACGATGAAGAGATGTCTCCAACATCAAAAGAGTTAATTATAGAGAAGAATAAAGCCAATGAATTCAAGCTGAAAGAGAATGAATTGACGATGAATATGAAGTTTGTGAAAATGCAGTTCAAATTTATAATAGGGTTGAGCATTGTGTTGTTAATGGTACTAGTTGCATCAAGTGTAATGAAGTAG
- the LOC131651009 gene encoding uncharacterized protein LOC131651009, translating into MRLSHNLEIVDEDELVHDYDEEVQFNDAFAPNSDDEEMEVEINKDEVQLGGELQVVADDDTDYVGSEDELDNFSDTEYEHNNDIVDFDWTTVLPSENLFDKVNNSDVDDDSDVLLTPPASEDDEEHEKFPAYKSGEVFKFQLGMMFNNKDMVRDALKEYAMKMNKNVSLKKNDGKRMVVKCMDGCKFYMRITKRIGNQFWQFVSLIDEHTCYRTAHNRQAKTTWLAKKFAHILRHNPDMKPVGLIAEAVDRWGVKLSHDKAYRAKRRAMELIQGAGMDQFTHLRRYAQELLKSNPNSNVVLQCADSSEGPVFERIYVCLEACKSGFSKYCRPLIGLDACFLKGDYGGQLMAAVGRDGNKKIYPIAYAVVEAETKDSWEWFINILMEDLESLNHRAYAFISDQQKGLVPAVQSVSAHVEQRLCVKHLYGNWKKKYPGLELKEIMWSATRATTVAAWERAMLRMKSLNKDAWKEMKDISAQYWSRSHFKTYSKCDLQRITSQKDALSKYNGDICPRIQLVLEKNKKVTENWTPTWHGDDDLAIFGVTNGSETYVVNLKQETCACRKWDLTGIPCCHAITCILQNNKKPEEYVSGYYRKTTFKETYSHIIFPTNGPQVWPHDDQVSINPPVMRRAIGRSKKMRNKINDEPRNPHVLPRKLPTVTCHKCGAMGHNMRTCKGKRAADRAIPKGGNNKKAKCGKTKKKSTSTNASEVGNSSQAPQPTQPSQP; encoded by the exons ATGAG GCTTTCTCATAATCTTGAAATTGTAGACGAGGATGAATTAGTACATGATTATGATGAAGAAGTACAGTTTAATGATGCGTTTGCTCCAAATtctgatgatgaggaaatggaagttGAAATTAATAAGGATGAAGTGCAACTAGGGGGTGAACTGCAAGTAGTTGCCGATGATGATACTGATTATGTTGGAAGTGAAGATGAATTGGACAATTTCAGTGACACTGAGTATGAGCATAACAATgatattgttgattttgattGGACCACAGTCCTACCTTCTGAGAACTTATTTGATAAGGTGAACAattctgatgttgatgatgacTCTGATGTGTTGCTTACACCTCCTGCTAGTGAAGATGATGAGGAACATGAAAAGTTTCCTGCTTATAAAAGTGGAGAGGTATTCAAGTTTCAATTAGGTATGATGTTTAACAACAAAGATATGGTTAGGGATGCTTTGAAGGAGTATGCAATGAAGATGAATAAAAATGTTTCTCTGAAGAAAAATGATGGAAAGAGGATGGTAGTAAAATGCATGGATGGTTGCAAGTTCTACATGAGAATTACCAAAAGGATAGGGAACCAATTTTGGCAATTTGTAAGTCTGATTGATGAACATACATGCTATCGAACTGCACATAATAGGCAGGCAAAGACAACATGGCTTGCCAAGAAATTTGCACATATTTTGAGACATAACCCTGACATGAAACCTGTGGGATTGATTGCCGAAGCTGTTGATAGATGGGGAGTGAAGTTGTCTCATGATAAGGCATATAGAGCCAAAAGAAGGGCTATGGAGTTGATCCAAGGTGCTGGTATGGACCAATTCACCCATTTAAGGCGTTATGCACAAGAGTTACTAAAGTCAAACCCTAATAGTAATGTTGTGTTGCAATGTGCTGATTCTAGTGAAGGTCCCGTGTTCGAGAGGATTTATGTATGCTTAGAAGCTTGCAAGTCTGGATTTTCAAAATATTGCAGGCCACTCATAGGTTTGGATGCTTGTTTTTTGAAAGGCGACTACGGTGGACAGTTGATGGCTGCTGTAGGGAGAGatggaaataaaaaaatatatcctATTGCTTATGCTGTTGTGGAGGCCGAGACAAAAGACTCTTGGGAGTGGTTCATCAATATTCTAATGGAAGACCTGGAAAGCCTAAACCATAGGGCTTATGCCTTCATTTCAGACCAACAAAAG GGCCTAGTACCAGCAGTGCAAAGTGTGAGTGCTCATGTCGAGCAACGCCTTTGTGTGAAGCATCTATAtgggaattggaagaagaaaTATCCTGGGTTGGAATTGAAAGAGATTATGTGGAGTGCAACAAGGGCTACAACAGTTGCAGCGTGGGAGAGGGCAATGCTAAGGATGAAAAGCTTGAATAAAGATGCTTGGAAGGAAATGAAGGATATCTCTGCACAATACTGGAGTAGGTCACACTTTAAGACTTATTCTAAATGTGACCTACAG AGGATCACTAGCCAGAAGGATGCATTAAGCAAGTATAATGGTGATATTTGCCCTAGAATACAATTGGTGCTCGAAAAGAACAAGAAGGTTACAGAAAATTGGACACCGACATGGCATGGTGATGATGATTTGGCCATTTTTGGTGTGACAAATGGAAGCGAAACATATGTTGTCAATCTAAAACAAGAGACATGTGCGTGTAGGAAATGGGATTTAACTGGAATCCCATGTTGTCATGCCATAACTTGCATATTGCAAAACAATAAAAAACCAGAAGAATATGTGTCTGGCTATTACAG GAAAACTACTTTCAAGGAGACATACTCACACATAATCTTCCCTACCAATGGGCCACAAGTGTGGCCTCATGATGACCAAGTATCAATCAACCCACCAGTTATGAGAAGGGCAATTGGACGATCCAAAAAGATGCGAAATAAGATCAATGATGAGCCTAGAAACCCACATGTTCTTCCAAGAAAGCTGCCAACTGTTACTTGCCATAAGTGTGGAGCAATGGGTCACAATATGAGAACTTGTAAGGGAAAGAGGGCTGCTGACAGGGCCATCCCAAAAGGTGGAAATAACAAGAAGGCAAAGTGTGGAAAGACGAAGAAGAAGAGTACATCAACAAATGCATCAGAAGTTGGAAACTCATCACAAGCACCTCAGCCCACACAACCATCTCAACCATaa